From the genome of Nakamurella flavida, one region includes:
- a CDS encoding ArsR/SmtB family transcription factor, with protein sequence MVHQQFAALGDPTRLAIVERLARGPTSAGALAAPTTLSLPAVLKHVRVLEEAGLVTTVKRGRIRECRLRDDALVAVATWTAQQQAL encoded by the coding sequence ATGGTTCACCAACAGTTCGCGGCGCTGGGGGACCCGACCCGGTTGGCCATCGTGGAACGCCTCGCCCGTGGGCCGACGTCCGCCGGTGCCCTGGCCGCGCCGACGACGCTGTCCCTCCCCGCCGTCCTGAAGCACGTGCGCGTGCTCGAGGAGGCGGGGCTGGTGACGACGGTCAAACGCGGCCGGATCCGCGAATGCCGGCTGCGCGACGACGCTCTCGTCGCGGTGGCCACGTGGACCGCACAGCAGCAGGCGCTCTGA
- a CDS encoding carbohydrate kinase family protein, protein MLPFADIVFAGLREAAIATGIDGPPDRCARVLQEMGARTAVVTLGSLGALARQGEVVHRAPARAVTAVDTVGAGDAFVAGYLAEAWAGAGVEQCLATGNAAGAFACTVPGDWEGAPGRAQLELLTADDPVIR, encoded by the coding sequence GTGCTGCCGTTCGCCGACATCGTCTTCGCCGGGCTGCGGGAGGCTGCGATCGCGACGGGCATCGACGGCCCCCCGGACCGTTGCGCCCGGGTGCTGCAGGAGATGGGTGCCCGCACGGCCGTGGTCACCCTCGGGTCGCTGGGCGCCCTGGCCCGGCAGGGGGAGGTCGTCCACCGCGCCCCGGCCCGGGCGGTCACCGCCGTGGACACCGTCGGAGCGGGGGACGCCTTCGTGGCCGGCTACCTGGCCGAGGCCTGGGCCGGAGCCGGGGTGGAGCAGTGCCTGGCCACCGGGAACGCCGCGGGCGCCTTCGCGTGCACCGTCCCCGGGGACTGGGAGGGAGCGCCCGGCCGCGCCCAGCTGGAACTGCTGACGGCGGACGACCCGGTGATCCGCTGA
- a CDS encoding SRPBCC family protein has protein sequence MTTTGLLSFDLDRIHSAPPERVWAAFTTADLLRRWVCPDPEWSVSSCEVDARSGGGYAIRFGPRPAGDEYCETATFSVYEPVTRLVLDVRTAGADMDETTSCTVLLRPVDTGTRLDLTVAGLSGEDVVESMRTGWQWCLEGIAEQLAPAA, from the coding sequence ATGACCACCACCGGGCTCCTGTCGTTCGATCTCGACCGCATCCACTCCGCGCCCCCCGAGCGGGTGTGGGCCGCCTTCACCACCGCCGATCTGCTGCGGCGCTGGGTGTGTCCGGACCCGGAATGGAGTGTCTCCTCGTGCGAGGTGGACGCGCGGTCCGGTGGGGGCTACGCGATCCGTTTCGGGCCCCGCCCGGCCGGCGACGAGTACTGCGAGACTGCGACGTTCTCGGTCTACGAGCCGGTCACCCGGCTCGTGCTCGACGTGCGCACCGCCGGTGCGGACATGGACGAGACCACCAGCTGCACGGTGCTTCTCCGGCCCGTCGACACCGGAACCCGGCTGGATCTCACCGTGGCGGGCCTGTCCGGCGAGGACGTGGTCGAGAGCATGCGCACCGGGTGGCAGTGGTGTCTGGAGGGCATCGCCGAGCAGCTGGCGCCGGCGGCCTGA
- a CDS encoding glycosyltransferase family 39 protein, whose product MTATLNHPPAVTEVTPPAGSSPAPAVPPRRGRLARLALGPVGDPRWARPALWALLLAAAALYLINLSVSGYANDFYAAAVKSGTQSWTAWLFGSLDSANAITVDKPPASLWIMGLSARLLGFSSFSLLLPQALMGVGTVAVTYAAVKRWSGPAAGLVAGGLVLLTPVAALMFRFDNPDALLVLLMAVAAYFVVRAIETPRGATALRWLLLAGVAIGFAFLTKMLQGLLVLPAFGAAYLLAAPRGLWTRIWHLLAAAGAVVVSAGWFIALVALWPAASRPYIGGSTDNSLWELAIGYNGLGRIFGSEGNGGGGMGGGNTGFGGTAGLGRLFNSAFGSEISWLIPAALVGLVAGAWFTRRYARTDRVRASLILFGGSTVVTALVFSFMAGTIHPYYAVALAPFLAGTVAVSGRELWRGRENPTVRALLGAMIAITGIWSFVLLGRDATFLPWLRWLVVVGAVVGAVLLALGGGRLKKLAVIGLLLGSITALSGTAAWTVATAAQAHSGSIPTSGPASASSGGMGGMGGFTPGAMTGTPPTGAVHDGTLPDGTGTTPGGTGTADGTGTAPGGTTGTTGTTGGTGTAPGGTTGTTRGGMGGGSSTGAELIALLNATDTRWSAAALGSQSAAGYVLNSDTAVMAIGGWGGSDPAPTLAEFQQYVADGDITYFIAGGGMGGGGMGGGGTTSTGSEISAWVTANFTATTVGGTTVYDLTAPTG is encoded by the coding sequence ATGACCGCGACGTTGAACCACCCCCCGGCTGTCACGGAGGTGACTCCCCCCGCCGGCAGCTCCCCGGCTCCGGCCGTGCCGCCCCGTCGTGGCCGGCTCGCCCGGCTGGCCCTGGGGCCGGTGGGGGACCCGCGGTGGGCCCGCCCCGCGCTCTGGGCCCTGCTCCTCGCCGCCGCGGCGCTGTACCTGATCAACCTGTCGGTGTCCGGGTACGCCAACGACTTCTACGCCGCCGCGGTGAAGTCCGGCACGCAGTCCTGGACCGCCTGGCTGTTCGGTTCGCTGGACTCGGCCAACGCGATCACCGTCGACAAGCCCCCGGCCTCGCTGTGGATCATGGGCCTCTCGGCGCGGTTGCTCGGCTTCTCCTCGTTCTCGCTGCTGCTCCCCCAGGCCCTGATGGGCGTGGGCACCGTCGCCGTCACCTACGCGGCGGTCAAGCGCTGGTCCGGGCCGGCCGCCGGCCTGGTCGCCGGGGGGCTCGTCCTGCTCACCCCGGTCGCCGCGCTGATGTTCCGCTTCGACAACCCCGACGCCCTGCTCGTCCTGCTCATGGCCGTGGCCGCCTACTTCGTCGTCCGGGCCATCGAGACCCCCCGGGGCGCAACCGCTCTGCGCTGGTTGCTGCTGGCCGGGGTGGCCATCGGTTTCGCCTTCCTGACCAAGATGCTGCAGGGCCTGCTGGTGCTCCCCGCCTTCGGTGCCGCCTACCTGCTCGCCGCACCCCGCGGCCTGTGGACGCGCATCTGGCACCTGCTCGCCGCGGCCGGTGCGGTCGTCGTCTCCGCGGGCTGGTTCATCGCCCTGGTCGCCCTGTGGCCGGCCGCGTCCCGCCCGTACATCGGCGGCAGCACGGACAACTCGCTGTGGGAGTTGGCCATCGGCTACAACGGCCTCGGCCGCATCTTCGGCAGCGAGGGCAACGGTGGCGGCGGCATGGGCGGCGGCAACACCGGGTTCGGCGGAACCGCCGGCCTGGGCCGGCTGTTCAACTCCGCCTTCGGCAGCGAGATCTCCTGGCTGATCCCGGCTGCGCTGGTCGGCCTGGTCGCCGGTGCCTGGTTCACCCGCCGGTACGCCCGCACCGATCGCGTCCGCGCCTCGCTGATCCTCTTCGGCGGCTCGACCGTGGTCACCGCGCTGGTGTTCTCGTTCATGGCGGGCACCATCCACCCGTACTACGCCGTCGCCCTGGCCCCGTTCCTGGCCGGAACGGTCGCCGTCTCCGGTCGCGAGCTGTGGCGGGGGCGGGAGAACCCCACCGTGCGCGCCCTGCTCGGCGCCATGATCGCCATCACCGGCATCTGGTCGTTCGTCCTGCTCGGCCGGGACGCCACGTTCCTGCCCTGGCTGCGCTGGCTGGTCGTCGTGGGTGCGGTCGTGGGCGCCGTCCTGCTCGCCCTCGGTGGCGGGCGCCTGAAGAAGCTCGCCGTCATCGGCCTGCTCCTCGGGTCGATCACCGCACTGAGCGGCACCGCGGCCTGGACGGTGGCCACGGCCGCCCAGGCCCACAGCGGCTCCATCCCGACCTCCGGTCCCGCGTCGGCCTCCTCGGGTGGCATGGGCGGCATGGGCGGGTTCACCCCGGGCGCCATGACCGGCACCCCGCCGACCGGCGCCGTTCACGACGGCACCCTGCCCGACGGCACGGGCACCACACCCGGCGGGACGGGCACCGCCGACGGGACGGGTACCGCGCCCGGCGGCACGACCGGCACGACCGGCACGACCGGCGGGACGGGCACGGCGCCCGGCGGCACCACCGGCACGACCCGGGGCGGCATGGGCGGCGGGTCGAGTACCGGTGCCGAGCTGATCGCCCTGCTGAACGCCACCGACACCCGTTGGTCCGCAGCTGCTCTCGGGTCACAGAGCGCGGCCGGGTACGTGCTGAACTCGGACACCGCCGTGATGGCCATCGGCGGCTGGGGCGGGAGCGACCCGGCCCCGACGCTGGCGGAGTTCCAGCAGTACGTGGCCGACGGCGACATCACGTACTTCATCGCCGGCGGCGGGATGGGTGGCGGCGGCATGGGCGGCGGCGGGACCACCAGCACGGGCAGCGAGATCAGTGCGTGGGTGACGGCGAACTTCACCGCCACCACCGTCGGCGGCACCACCGTCTACGACCTCACGGCGCCCACCGGCTGA
- a CDS encoding bifunctional glycosyltransferase family 2/GtrA family protein: MTTETLTARAGTMDPLPPSTVPTVARESGRPGPAGHGTPGISTALDVVIPVFNEQDDLEPAVRRLHAHLRDHLPLTFRITVADNASTDATGAIADALARELPGVRVVHLAEKGRGRALKQAWSDSDALVLAYMDVDLSTDLAALLPLIAPLISGHSDLAIGTRLHRGSRVVRGAKREVISRCYNLILRGTLSAHFSDAQCGFKAIRSDVARRLLPLVEDTGWFFDTELLVLAERSGLRIHEIPVDWVDDPHSSVDVLATAKADLQGVARVGRALAAGRLPLAQIRAQLGRAPLEPQTPGVPNGMVRQLVRFGAIGVLSTLAYLVLFVALRDLAGNQGANFLALAITAVANTAANRRLTFGVRGRSGMGRHHLQGFGVFLLGLAVTSGSLFALNHLDPAAGPGLEISVLVLANLVATVLRFLLLRGWVFRRSAPRPQVAPETAG, encoded by the coding sequence ATGACCACCGAGACCCTCACCGCCCGGGCAGGCACCATGGATCCGCTCCCCCCGTCCACCGTCCCGACGGTCGCCCGGGAGTCGGGCCGGCCCGGCCCGGCCGGCCACGGAACGCCGGGGATCAGCACGGCACTCGACGTGGTGATCCCCGTGTTCAACGAGCAGGACGACCTCGAACCGGCGGTGCGCCGACTGCACGCCCATCTGCGCGACCACCTGCCGCTGACGTTCCGGATCACCGTGGCGGACAACGCGTCCACCGACGCCACCGGCGCCATCGCCGACGCGTTGGCTCGCGAGCTGCCCGGGGTCCGCGTCGTCCACCTCGCCGAGAAGGGCCGGGGACGGGCTCTGAAGCAGGCCTGGTCGGACTCGGACGCCCTGGTCCTGGCCTACATGGACGTGGACCTGTCGACCGACCTCGCCGCTCTGCTGCCGTTGATCGCCCCGTTGATCAGCGGGCACTCCGACCTGGCCATCGGCACCCGGTTGCATCGCGGGTCCAGGGTGGTCCGCGGAGCCAAGCGGGAGGTCATCTCGCGCTGCTACAACCTGATCCTGCGCGGCACGCTGTCCGCGCACTTCTCCGACGCCCAGTGCGGGTTCAAGGCCATCCGGTCGGACGTGGCCCGGCGCCTGCTGCCGCTGGTCGAGGACACCGGCTGGTTCTTCGACACCGAACTGCTGGTGCTGGCCGAGCGCAGCGGCCTGCGCATCCACGAGATCCCGGTCGACTGGGTGGACGACCCGCACTCCAGCGTCGACGTGCTCGCCACGGCCAAGGCCGATCTCCAGGGCGTCGCCCGGGTCGGCCGCGCGCTGGCCGCCGGCCGGCTGCCGTTGGCGCAGATCCGCGCCCAGCTCGGCCGGGCCCCGCTGGAACCGCAGACCCCCGGGGTGCCGAACGGGATGGTTCGTCAACTGGTCCGCTTCGGCGCGATCGGTGTGCTGAGCACCCTGGCCTACCTCGTCCTGTTCGTGGCCCTGCGCGATCTCGCCGGCAACCAGGGTGCGAATTTCCTGGCCCTGGCCATCACCGCGGTGGCCAACACCGCGGCGAACCGCCGGCTGACCTTCGGCGTGCGGGGCCGGTCCGGGATGGGCCGCCACCACCTGCAGGGCTTCGGGGTGTTCCTCCTCGGCCTGGCCGTGACCAGCGGCTCACTGTTCGCCCTGAACCACCTGGACCCGGCGGCCGGACCGGGCCTGGAGATCAGCGTCCTGGTGCTGGCCAACCTCGTCGCCACCGTGCTGCGGTTCCTGCTGCTGCGCGGGTGGGTCTTCCGTCGCTCCGCGCCGCGTCCGCAGGTCGCACCGGAGACGGCCGGCTGA
- a CDS encoding MerR family transcriptional regulator — MDQSREQYPVGRVAELAGVTVRTLHHYEHLGLLVPSARTGAGYRRYSAADLDRLRHVLFYRELGFTLDEIATLIDDPAVDTTAHLRRQRELLLQRTDRLTRMVAAVDKELEARTMGIDLSSEEKFEIFGPTYSEGYEQEAQERWGDTEMWRQSQARTSRFTKQDWIGIKEATDALNARLGQAVAAGVAPDTDAGMALAEEHRDSIAVFYDCPPAMHRNLGDMYVADERFARGYEEVTPGLTAWLRDAIHANADRLEAADRA, encoded by the coding sequence ATGGACCAGAGCCGGGAGCAGTACCCGGTCGGCCGAGTGGCCGAGCTGGCCGGGGTGACGGTGCGGACCCTGCACCACTACGAGCACCTCGGTCTGCTGGTCCCCTCCGCCCGCACCGGCGCCGGCTACCGCCGGTACTCCGCGGCGGATCTCGACCGGCTGCGGCACGTCCTCTTCTACCGGGAACTGGGTTTCACCCTGGACGAGATCGCGACCCTGATCGACGATCCCGCGGTGGACACCACCGCACACCTGCGCCGGCAACGGGAGTTGTTGCTGCAGCGGACGGATCGCCTGACCCGGATGGTCGCCGCCGTCGACAAGGAACTGGAGGCACGCACCATGGGCATCGATCTGAGCTCGGAGGAGAAGTTCGAGATCTTCGGACCGACCTACAGCGAGGGCTACGAGCAGGAGGCGCAGGAGCGCTGGGGTGACACCGAGATGTGGCGGCAGTCGCAGGCCCGCACCTCGCGTTTCACCAAGCAGGACTGGATCGGGATCAAGGAGGCGACGGACGCACTGAACGCCCGGCTCGGGCAGGCGGTCGCGGCGGGGGTGGCGCCCGACACCGACGCGGGCATGGCCCTGGCCGAGGAGCACCGCGACTCCATCGCGGTGTTCTACGACTGCCCGCCGGCCATGCACCGCAACCTCGGCGACATGTACGTGGCCGACGAACGGTTCGCCCGTGGCTACGAGGAGGTCACCCCCGGCCTCACCGCCTGGCTGCGCGACGCCATCCACGCGAACGCGGACCGGCTCGAGGCCGCCGACCGGGCCTGA
- a CDS encoding polysaccharide deacetylase, with product MRGRYLVLGLAVVLAVVTTVLVIQSRNSQSTTASGAPVTVTNTRTVPGQASTDPGSATSAADPASTTPATDGSTSAESSAPATTAGADGRPASNVPMTKLAAGEKPPQFIIFSFDGAGSHERWNTFMDAAAESNSRFTGFLSGIYLLGDPAKNAAVYTGPGHAPGKASIGYGGPEEEIVTEVNDLNLAYSRGHEIGTHYNGHFCDDNLPGGNQWSTADWTSELTQFFTFMKDWKTLNGYTDAPDLQVPTSEVKGGRTPCLTGSLDTLIPAWKQFGMTYDSSIPAPYNGIAWPEKVDGIWEFYMPQVYSPGLGKMTTAMDYNFWAQFNGAQEEPETAPELQGIVKGTYEFMFDKVFNGNRAPILIANHFNKWNGDSFNPPALDFMKEKCGQPDVYCATYQDVIAWMEMQDPAVLQSLLDQAPVAGQAE from the coding sequence ATGCGAGGCCGATATCTGGTCCTGGGGTTGGCAGTGGTGCTGGCCGTGGTGACCACGGTGCTGGTGATCCAGAGCCGGAACAGCCAGAGCACGACCGCCAGCGGCGCGCCGGTCACGGTGACCAACACCCGGACCGTCCCCGGTCAGGCCAGCACCGACCCGGGCTCGGCCACGTCCGCCGCTGATCCGGCCTCCACCACCCCGGCCACGGACGGCTCCACCTCGGCCGAGTCGAGCGCCCCGGCCACCACCGCCGGTGCCGACGGTCGCCCGGCCAGCAACGTGCCGATGACGAAGTTGGCCGCGGGCGAGAAGCCCCCGCAATTCATCATCTTCTCGTTCGACGGCGCCGGCTCGCACGAGCGCTGGAACACCTTCATGGACGCCGCCGCCGAGTCGAACTCGCGGTTCACCGGCTTCCTGTCCGGTATCTACCTGCTCGGCGACCCGGCCAAGAACGCCGCCGTGTACACCGGTCCGGGTCACGCCCCGGGCAAGGCCTCCATCGGCTACGGCGGCCCCGAGGAGGAGATCGTCACCGAGGTCAACGACCTCAACCTGGCGTACTCCCGCGGGCACGAGATCGGTACCCACTACAACGGGCACTTCTGCGACGACAACCTGCCCGGCGGCAACCAGTGGAGCACCGCCGACTGGACGAGCGAACTCACCCAGTTCTTCACCTTCATGAAGGACTGGAAGACCCTCAACGGTTACACCGACGCCCCCGACCTGCAGGTGCCCACCAGTGAGGTCAAGGGCGGCCGCACCCCCTGCCTGACCGGTTCCCTGGACACGCTGATCCCGGCGTGGAAGCAGTTCGGCATGACGTACGACTCGTCCATCCCGGCGCCCTACAACGGCATCGCCTGGCCGGAGAAGGTCGACGGCATCTGGGAGTTCTACATGCCGCAGGTCTACTCGCCCGGCCTGGGCAAGATGACCACGGCCATGGACTACAACTTCTGGGCCCAGTTCAACGGAGCGCAGGAGGAGCCGGAGACGGCGCCCGAGCTGCAGGGCATCGTCAAGGGCACGTACGAGTTCATGTTCGACAAGGTGTTCAACGGCAACCGCGCGCCGATCCTCATCGCCAACCACTTCAACAAGTGGAACGGCGACTCGTTCAACCCGCCGGCCCTGGACTTCATGAAGGAGAAGTGCGGCCAGCCCGACGTCTACTGCGCCACCTACCAGGACGTCATCGCCTGGATGGAGATGCAGGACCCGGCCGTGCTGCAGAGCCTGCTCGACCAGGCTCCGGTCGCCGGCCAGGCCGAGTGA